The Gemmata palustris genome includes a region encoding these proteins:
- the dusB gene encoding tRNA dihydrouridine synthase DusB, whose translation MTNANAELPPPPVQYREPVSIGTIKLASRFNLAPLAGYTNLPFRLSVRELGGVGLCTTDLINARAIVDGIQKTMILLATDPAERPLFVQIFGSKAHEMAGAAKWLVERKLADGIDINMGCPVRKVVKTGGGSSMMCDTTGATVDLVRQVVEAVPVPVSVKMRLGWDDDNLSAPYFAREFEKVGVAALTIHGRTREQGFSGGVNHEGIRRVVEAVERIPVFGNGDVRSVWDAARMIADTGCHGIAMGRGALANPWIFRQFDSWVRTGDPGPRGTYAERLAFMRLHLRRLVEWKGSEKNGCVHFRKVATWYTKALRFPKRVQQQLVMLSGLDEFEAIIAPFASGSAPEGWSEYDSQQAHIAVPAGPIAHW comes from the coding sequence ATGACGAACGCGAACGCCGAACTCCCCCCGCCGCCCGTCCAGTACCGCGAGCCGGTGTCCATTGGGACAATCAAACTCGCCTCGCGGTTCAACCTCGCGCCGCTCGCGGGGTACACCAATCTCCCGTTTCGCCTGTCCGTTCGCGAACTCGGCGGGGTCGGGCTCTGCACCACGGACCTCATCAACGCCCGCGCGATCGTCGACGGCATTCAGAAGACGATGATTCTGCTCGCCACGGACCCGGCCGAGCGCCCGCTGTTCGTGCAGATATTCGGCTCGAAAGCCCACGAGATGGCCGGCGCCGCGAAGTGGCTCGTCGAGCGCAAACTCGCCGACGGCATCGACATTAACATGGGCTGCCCCGTGCGGAAGGTGGTGAAGACCGGCGGCGGGTCGTCCATGATGTGCGACACCACCGGCGCGACCGTCGATCTCGTCCGGCAGGTGGTCGAGGCCGTGCCGGTTCCGGTGAGTGTGAAAATGCGCCTGGGCTGGGACGACGACAACCTGAGCGCCCCGTACTTCGCGCGCGAGTTCGAGAAGGTCGGCGTCGCGGCGCTCACCATCCACGGTCGGACGCGCGAGCAGGGGTTCTCCGGGGGCGTGAATCACGAGGGCATCCGGCGCGTCGTGGAAGCGGTCGAGCGCATCCCGGTGTTCGGCAACGGCGACGTGCGCTCGGTGTGGGACGCGGCCCGGATGATTGCCGATACCGGCTGCCACGGCATCGCGATGGGGCGCGGCGCGCTCGCGAACCCGTGGATATTCCGCCAGTTCGATTCGTGGGTGCGCACGGGCGATCCCGGCCCGCGCGGAACTTATGCGGAGCGCCTCGCGTTCATGCGGCTCCACCTGCGGCGATTGGTCGAGTGGAAGGGGAGCGAGAAGAACGGCTGCGTCCACTTCCGCAAGGTCGCGACGTGGTACACGAAGGCGCTCCGGTTCCCGAAGCGCGTTCAACAACAACTCGTGATGCTCTCGGGTTTGGACGAATTCGAGGCGATCATCGCGCCGTTCGCGTCCGGTTCAGCGCCCGAAGGGTGGAGCGAGTACGACTCCCAGCAAGCACACATCGCGGTCCCCGCCGGACCGATCGCACACTGGTAG
- a CDS encoding NAD-dependent epimerase/dehydratase family protein — protein sequence MAVETSSWRGRRVLVTGYTGFLGGAVARELLAAGAEVVGLVHERAESDIFGSGPGGRVHFIRGRADNVFRLHSAMAVHEVSAVFHLCSSDPFGEDRSTPAVLQAANLYSRRVPVVTARPLQQIALARTAETHADGLSVARFGAVFGPGDRKLFRTVPAAALGLISGGFTLPPDGPANDLVFVRDAARACLRVAEDVAKHGPGDYPFRSGWQMSDRQIAVAFRAEFAGAAPGWTESAPPANPLGWAPARSFCEAVTETLTWYREFLRAGAGSQVRVAA from the coding sequence ATGGCTGTAGAAACATCTTCGTGGCGTGGACGACGGGTGCTCGTGACCGGGTATACCGGGTTCCTGGGCGGCGCAGTCGCGCGCGAATTGCTTGCCGCGGGTGCGGAAGTCGTGGGGTTGGTCCACGAACGCGCCGAGAGTGACATCTTCGGTTCGGGGCCGGGCGGGCGCGTGCATTTTATCCGCGGACGTGCGGATAACGTGTTCCGGCTACACTCCGCGATGGCCGTTCACGAAGTCTCCGCCGTCTTTCATCTCTGCTCATCTGACCCGTTTGGTGAAGACCGAAGTACCCCCGCGGTTCTCCAGGCCGCGAATCTGTATTCGCGCCGCGTCCCGGTCGTGACCGCGCGCCCGCTGCAGCAAATTGCGCTCGCGCGCACGGCAGAAACACACGCAGACGGGCTGAGCGTCGCGCGGTTCGGAGCGGTGTTCGGCCCCGGCGACCGAAAGTTGTTCCGCACGGTGCCCGCGGCCGCGCTCGGTCTTATCTCAGGAGGCTTTACGCTTCCCCCCGACGGCCCGGCGAACGACCTCGTGTTCGTGCGAGACGCGGCCCGTGCGTGCCTGCGCGTGGCCGAAGACGTTGCGAAGCACGGACCCGGAGACTACCCGTTCCGAAGCGGCTGGCAGATGAGCGACCGGCAGATTGCGGTCGCGTTTCGCGCGGAGTTTGCAGGGGCGGCCCCTGGGTGGACCGAATCCGCTCCCCCCGCGAACCCGCTCGGATGGGCGCCGGCGCGGTCGTTCTGCGAGGCCGTGACCGAAACGCTCACGTGGTACCGCGAGTTCCTTCGCGCGGGTGCCGGTTCGCAGGTCCGAGTCGCGGCTTAA
- a CDS encoding NUDIX hydrolase — MPRAPIPTWCFALVVVRRGDHFLIVQESKYGQPWYLPAGRVEQGESFADAAVRETLEEAGIPVRVTGLIRVEHSPSPAGARMRVIYLAEPTDDTPPKTEPDDESLGAAWVTRDELAKYALRGTEVTELFDFVANGGAVYSPDIIQAEGVPYRIGH, encoded by the coding sequence ATGCCACGCGCACCGATCCCGACCTGGTGTTTCGCCCTCGTAGTTGTGCGCAGGGGGGACCACTTTTTAATCGTCCAGGAGAGCAAGTACGGGCAACCCTGGTATTTGCCGGCCGGGCGCGTGGAACAGGGCGAATCGTTCGCGGACGCGGCCGTGCGCGAGACGCTCGAAGAGGCCGGTATCCCCGTCCGCGTAACGGGCCTCATTCGTGTGGAACACTCGCCCAGCCCCGCGGGGGCGCGGATGCGCGTGATCTACCTCGCCGAGCCCACCGACGACACCCCGCCCAAGACCGAACCCGACGACGAATCGCTCGGCGCCGCGTGGGTCACGCGCGACGAACTCGCGAAATACGCCCTCCGCGGTACCGAGGTCACCGAGCTGTTCGATTTCGTCGCGAACGGCGGGGCCGTCTACTCGCCCGACATCATTCAAGCCGAAGGCGTACCGTACCGGATCGGGCACTAA
- a CDS encoding substrate-binding domain-containing protein: protein MSVLLRISVVVGLAAVLACVPACGKKDGAGKIKIGVVTNCTADFWSICEAGANKAATDNGVELQFRQPEKAFDAAVQMPIVEAWAKQGLNGIAVSVIDPDGQTEDLTRIAKKVPLLTMDNDADKTGRLCYIGIDNYEGGKAVGRLVKKALPDGGTVGVFIGSTKSANGKARTQGVLDELAGQKDAPGVKGTHPQKADLEVRTYGKYHLVDGAAKEDNGPDNAQKTVGAVLARVKGLPNLCMVGLYAYNPPAILNDAKAKSMAKDVKIIGFDEDWETLKGIAAGEIEATVVQDPFAYGYKSVEALAANAKGDTSKLVKEPIPYRIVTKNGGADETVNGLVVKFPKVAEFEAKLRSDIASVPKK, encoded by the coding sequence GTGTCTGTACTCCTTCGCATTTCGGTCGTTGTGGGCCTCGCGGCCGTGCTCGCGTGCGTTCCCGCGTGCGGCAAGAAAGACGGCGCCGGCAAGATCAAGATCGGTGTCGTCACCAACTGCACCGCCGACTTCTGGAGCATTTGCGAGGCCGGTGCGAACAAGGCCGCCACCGACAACGGCGTGGAACTGCAGTTCCGCCAACCGGAGAAGGCGTTCGACGCGGCCGTCCAAATGCCCATCGTCGAGGCCTGGGCGAAGCAGGGGCTCAACGGGATCGCGGTCAGCGTCATCGATCCCGACGGGCAGACCGAAGACCTCACGCGGATCGCCAAGAAGGTTCCGCTCCTCACGATGGACAACGACGCCGACAAGACCGGGCGCCTGTGCTACATCGGCATCGACAACTACGAGGGCGGCAAGGCGGTCGGGCGCTTGGTGAAGAAGGCGCTGCCCGACGGCGGTACCGTCGGGGTCTTCATCGGCAGCACCAAATCGGCCAACGGCAAGGCCCGCACACAGGGCGTGCTCGACGAACTCGCGGGCCAAAAGGACGCGCCGGGCGTGAAGGGAACACACCCGCAGAAGGCCGATCTCGAAGTGCGCACCTACGGGAAGTACCATCTCGTGGACGGCGCCGCGAAGGAGGACAACGGCCCCGATAACGCGCAGAAGACCGTCGGGGCGGTTCTGGCCCGCGTGAAGGGCCTTCCCAACCTGTGCATGGTCGGCCTCTACGCCTACAACCCGCCGGCGATCCTCAACGACGCCAAGGCCAAGTCGATGGCGAAGGACGTCAAGATCATCGGCTTCGACGAGGACTGGGAAACGCTCAAGGGGATCGCCGCGGGCGAGATCGAGGCAACGGTGGTGCAAGACCCGTTCGCCTACGGCTACAAGTCCGTGGAAGCACTCGCGGCGAACGCGAAGGGCGACACCTCGAAGCTCGTGAAGGAGCCGATCCCCTACCGCATCGTGACGAAGAACGGCGGGGCAGACGAAACGGTCAACGGGCTGGTCGTGAAATTCCCGAAGGTCGCGGAATTTGAAGCGAAATTGCGTTCCGACATCGCTTCCGTGCCGAAGAAATAA
- a CDS encoding MmgE/PrpD family protein: MPPQTLAARLAGYAHDLTFDKLTKEAVHEVKRRFIDSFATAIGAMPSDAYAIAKKCAARVSSNPGASILAGGKSSVEWATFVNGLLIRYLDFNDTYLSKEPAHPSDNLAAVLAVGESVGAGGKDLITAAVLAYEIQCRFCDAASLRKHGIDHVTYGAISSAVAAAKLMKLDVTKLTHTVGLAGVCNVALRQTRSGELSMWKGCAFANAARNGVFAATLAADGMTGPAPIFEGDLGFFKLVAREVFTPAPFGSEPGNADGFMINKTYIKFWPAEYHSQSAIDAALQIRAELKGDVSQVASIDIATFEASYNIIGKYPEAWAPKTRETADHSLPYCTAAALHDGDVYLETFDDDHFTNPKLVAFTGKVKIRHDGTLDPRYPTGIPNRITVTLTDGRTLVKEVEFPRGHAGNPMTDAEVETKFRRVAEPKYGKAKADEILARCWDLEKLTSVTDLIALFA; the protein is encoded by the coding sequence ATGCCCCCTCAAACGCTCGCCGCACGGCTGGCCGGTTACGCACACGACCTCACGTTCGACAAGCTCACGAAGGAAGCCGTTCACGAGGTGAAGCGGCGGTTCATCGACTCCTTCGCCACCGCCATCGGTGCGATGCCGTCGGACGCCTACGCGATCGCGAAGAAGTGCGCGGCCCGCGTGTCGAGCAACCCCGGGGCGTCGATCCTCGCGGGGGGCAAATCGAGCGTCGAGTGGGCCACGTTCGTGAACGGGCTGCTCATTCGGTACCTCGACTTCAATGACACCTACCTGAGCAAAGAACCCGCGCACCCCAGCGATAACCTCGCTGCCGTACTCGCGGTGGGCGAATCGGTCGGCGCCGGCGGTAAGGATCTCATCACCGCGGCCGTACTCGCTTACGAGATCCAGTGCCGGTTCTGCGACGCGGCCAGCCTCCGCAAGCACGGCATCGACCACGTCACCTACGGCGCGATTTCTTCGGCCGTGGCCGCCGCGAAGCTGATGAAGCTCGATGTGACGAAGCTCACGCACACCGTCGGGCTGGCGGGGGTGTGCAACGTCGCGCTGCGCCAAACGCGGTCGGGCGAGTTGAGCATGTGGAAGGGCTGCGCGTTCGCGAACGCGGCCCGCAACGGCGTGTTCGCGGCCACCCTCGCGGCTGATGGGATGACCGGTCCCGCCCCGATTTTCGAGGGCGACCTCGGGTTCTTCAAGCTGGTGGCGCGCGAGGTCTTCACCCCGGCGCCCTTCGGCAGTGAACCGGGCAACGCCGACGGGTTCATGATTAACAAGACGTACATCAAGTTCTGGCCGGCCGAGTACCACTCCCAGAGCGCCATCGACGCCGCGCTCCAGATCCGCGCGGAACTGAAGGGCGATGTGTCGCAGGTCGCGAGCATCGACATCGCGACGTTCGAGGCGAGTTACAACATCATCGGCAAATACCCGGAAGCGTGGGCGCCGAAGACCCGCGAGACGGCCGACCACAGTCTGCCGTACTGTACTGCCGCGGCCCTTCACGACGGCGACGTGTACCTGGAAACGTTCGACGACGACCACTTCACGAACCCGAAGCTGGTCGCGTTCACGGGGAAGGTGAAGATCCGCCACGACGGGACGCTCGACCCGCGGTACCCGACCGGCATCCCGAACCGCATCACGGTGACGCTGACCGACGGCCGCACGCTGGTGAAGGAAGTCGAGTTCCCGCGCGGCCACGCCGGGAACCCGATGACGGACGCGGAAGTCGAAACGAAGTTCCGCCGCGTCGCGGAACCGAAGTACGGCAAAGCCAAGGCGGATGAGATCCTCGCGCGCTGCTGGGACTTGGAGAAACTGACGAGCGTGACCGACCTGATCGCTCTCTTCGCGTGA
- a CDS encoding Uma2 family endonuclease: MATATTLSNPPRPAPIVSRWTVADLLQQLGDIPADRVRLEPSPGRATFDDLIRVNEERRGPTCEWVDNTLVEKAMGFHESWLAMIVAGELYAYLRTNDLGMCSGPDGVMKVLPGIGRAPDVAFIAWASLPGGKPPPRDDKVPAIVPDLVIEVLSASNTVREMARKRDEYFRAGVKRVWEIEPESRSANVFSGPNTVEPVPVDGTLDGETILPGFALSLRELFDRADRRP, encoded by the coding sequence ATGGCGACCGCAACCACTTTATCCAATCCCCCGCGTCCGGCCCCGATCGTATCGCGCTGGACGGTCGCTGACCTCTTACAGCAACTCGGTGACATCCCCGCCGATCGCGTGCGCCTGGAGCCGTCACCGGGCCGGGCGACGTTCGATGACTTGATTCGTGTGAACGAGGAACGGCGCGGCCCGACGTGCGAGTGGGTCGATAACACGCTGGTGGAGAAGGCGATGGGGTTCCACGAATCGTGGCTCGCCATGATTGTTGCGGGCGAACTCTACGCCTACCTTCGGACCAACGACCTCGGCATGTGCTCTGGACCGGACGGCGTGATGAAAGTTCTTCCCGGCATCGGGCGCGCGCCGGACGTGGCGTTCATCGCGTGGGCGAGTTTGCCGGGCGGAAAGCCGCCACCGCGCGACGACAAAGTTCCCGCAATCGTTCCCGATTTGGTCATTGAGGTGCTCAGCGCATCGAATACGGTCCGGGAGATGGCCCGCAAGCGCGACGAATACTTTAGGGCCGGTGTGAAGCGCGTTTGGGAGATCGAACCCGAGTCGCGGTCGGCGAACGTGTTCAGTGGACCGAATACCGTGGAGCCCGTTCCGGTTGACGGCACGCTCGACGGGGAAACGATCCTGCCCGGTTTCGCCCTCTCGCTCCGCGAACTGTTCGATCGGGCCGATCGGCGCCCGTGA
- a CDS encoding DMT family transporter produces MNQSDARPYVWMLCGSFSFAVMAVLAEYLTHRPNTFCDWQTVAVFRAALVTVFAAVLAWHAGVRLVWFHPWRLWVRSVSGSCSMVGTFYAFGNLHADNVVTLSNTFPLWVALLSWPLYGQAPGWKTMIAILAGIAGVALVQQPHIEAGNLGVFAALAAALFTAIAMLGLHRLHDIDPRAVVVHFSAVATVFCFAAFLITPRAQPLDRVLEFGVLFRLIGIGVSATIGQVFLTLAFGRGAPAKVSVVGLMQIVFVMVMCVWVFDRSVNATALFGTALVIAPTAWLLTRPKSTSAVKLDATSVDTPALPHSAPPRAPETKSGNATPPLSTPQLRP; encoded by the coding sequence ATGAACCAGTCCGATGCGCGACCGTATGTGTGGATGCTGTGTGGTTCGTTCTCGTTCGCGGTGATGGCGGTCCTGGCCGAATACCTCACCCACCGGCCCAATACCTTCTGCGACTGGCAGACCGTGGCCGTGTTCCGCGCCGCGCTGGTCACGGTGTTCGCCGCGGTCCTCGCGTGGCACGCGGGGGTGCGCCTCGTGTGGTTCCACCCGTGGCGGTTGTGGGTGCGGAGCGTCTCGGGCAGTTGCAGCATGGTCGGCACGTTTTACGCCTTCGGTAATCTGCACGCCGATAACGTCGTCACGCTGAGCAACACGTTCCCGCTCTGGGTCGCCCTCCTCTCCTGGCCGCTATACGGTCAAGCGCCGGGGTGGAAGACGATGATCGCGATCCTGGCCGGAATCGCGGGCGTAGCGCTGGTGCAGCAGCCGCACATCGAGGCCGGGAACCTCGGCGTGTTCGCGGCGCTCGCGGCGGCACTCTTCACCGCGATCGCGATGCTCGGGCTGCACCGGCTCCACGACATCGACCCGCGCGCCGTGGTGGTCCACTTCTCCGCGGTCGCCACGGTCTTTTGCTTCGCGGCGTTCCTCATCACCCCGCGCGCGCAACCGCTCGATCGCGTACTCGAATTCGGCGTGCTGTTCCGGCTGATCGGTATCGGCGTCTCGGCGACCATCGGGCAAGTGTTCCTCACACTAGCGTTCGGGCGCGGCGCGCCGGCCAAAGTGTCCGTGGTCGGGTTGATGCAGATCGTGTTCGTGATGGTCATGTGCGTGTGGGTGTTCGATCGCTCTGTCAACGCGACCGCGCTATTCGGGACCGCGCTCGTGATCGCACCGACCGCGTGGCTACTCACGCGACCCAAATCAACGAGCGCGGTGAAGTTGGACGCGACGAGCGTGGACACCCCCGCCCTTCCCCACTCCGCTCCCCCCCGCGCCCCGGAAACCAAAAGTGGCAACGCGACACCTCCGCTCTCCACGCCCCAACTGCGCCCGTGA
- a CDS encoding Rieske 2Fe-2S domain-containing protein, whose amino-acid sequence MGMLDHWQPVLMSRRLRHKPVGVLVAGAPVALFRTSDGRAAALSDVCPHRRLKLSAGDVVGDRLRCKYHGWTFDACGNGESPATPKMTTCMTSFDVREEHGLVWLKSRDSSPEFPVVDPQGYFPICTLEHTVPAPLELSVDNFNEIEHSGTVHDTFGYDLDRLHEVKVEFESTDDTVRVTNAGPTKRLNRIFAWLLGVRAGDIFHDHWTTRFSPMYSVFDHWWTSPDGARESMVRWRLYIFFVPQDDKTTRVFSITFAKSRYPGPAGALRLARGFMRREIDREIRADVTMLHHMADFGTGIEGLKLSRFDKVLGLTRERIARIYRGVKGISELR is encoded by the coding sequence ATGGGGATGTTGGACCACTGGCAACCGGTCCTGATGAGCCGTCGTTTGCGCCACAAGCCCGTGGGCGTGCTGGTGGCCGGTGCTCCCGTGGCGCTGTTCCGCACCTCGGACGGACGGGCCGCGGCGCTCTCCGACGTGTGCCCGCACCGGCGCCTGAAACTCAGCGCCGGGGACGTGGTCGGTGACCGGCTCCGGTGCAAGTACCACGGGTGGACATTCGACGCCTGCGGAAACGGCGAGAGCCCCGCCACGCCGAAAATGACGACCTGCATGACGAGCTTCGACGTGCGCGAAGAGCACGGGCTGGTCTGGCTGAAGTCGCGTGACAGTTCTCCAGAGTTCCCGGTAGTCGACCCGCAAGGGTATTTTCCGATCTGCACGCTCGAACATACAGTTCCGGCCCCGCTGGAACTCTCAGTCGATAACTTCAACGAAATCGAGCACAGCGGCACCGTTCACGACACCTTCGGCTACGACCTCGACCGCCTGCACGAGGTGAAAGTCGAGTTCGAGTCGACCGACGACACCGTCCGCGTGACGAACGCCGGCCCCACGAAGCGCCTCAACCGTATTTTCGCCTGGCTGCTCGGGGTGCGCGCCGGCGACATCTTCCACGACCACTGGACCACCCGGTTCTCGCCGATGTATTCCGTGTTCGACCACTGGTGGACCAGCCCGGACGGGGCGCGCGAATCGATGGTCCGCTGGCGCCTCTACATCTTCTTCGTTCCGCAGGACGACAAGACGACGCGCGTGTTCTCGATCACGTTCGCGAAGTCGCGCTACCCCGGCCCGGCCGGTGCGCTGCGGTTGGCGCGCGGGTTCATGCGCCGCGAAATCGATCGCGAGATCCGCGCGGACGTGACGATGCTCCATCACATGGCTGATTTCGGCACCGGGATCGAGGGGCTGAAGTTGAGCCGCTTCGACAAGGTACTCGGGTTGACCCGCGAGCGCATCGCCCGTATTTACCGCGGGGTTAAAGGGATTTCTGAACTGCGCTAA
- a CDS encoding riboflavin synthase, whose translation MFTGLVQALGEVRGVVDGQGGRRLRIAEPGLAPALQLGESVSVCGACLTVVARDGDTFDFEVGPETLVKTTLGRLAVGDRVNLERALRVGDMLGGHFVSGHVDCVGHVLEEVVTGEWLTVWFGFPPEFEDLLVAKGSIAVDGVSLTLVDVQPDRFSIMLIPHTWAHTTLGFKKAGDAVNLEFDLLAKHVQKLFKRTSITI comes from the coding sequence ATGTTCACCGGTCTCGTGCAGGCACTGGGAGAAGTTCGTGGAGTTGTAGACGGGCAGGGCGGGCGCCGGTTGCGCATCGCCGAACCCGGCCTCGCGCCCGCGCTGCAACTGGGCGAAAGCGTCTCGGTGTGCGGGGCGTGCCTCACGGTCGTCGCGCGCGATGGCGACACGTTCGACTTTGAAGTCGGGCCGGAAACGCTGGTGAAAACGACCCTCGGCCGGCTCGCGGTCGGGGACCGGGTGAACCTGGAGCGCGCGCTCCGCGTGGGCGATATGCTCGGCGGGCACTTCGTGAGCGGCCACGTCGATTGCGTCGGGCACGTGCTGGAAGAAGTGGTGACCGGCGAGTGGCTGACGGTCTGGTTCGGGTTCCCGCCGGAATTCGAGGATCTGCTCGTCGCGAAGGGTTCGATCGCCGTGGACGGCGTGAGCCTCACGCTCGTGGACGTTCAGCCCGACCGGTTCAGCATCATGCTGATCCCGCACACGTGGGCACACACCACGCTCGGGTTCAAGAAAGCGGGCGATGCCGTGAACTTGGAGTTCGATCTGCTCGCAAAACACGTACAAAAGTTGTTCAAGCGAACCAGTATCACTATTTAG